The Streptomyces sp. NBC_00435 nucleotide sequence GCACACCATGGGTGCCCGAAAGGTGGTGCTGCTGGCCCCCTACATGCGTCCCCTCACCCAGACAGTCGTGGACTACCTCACCCACGAGGGCATCGAGGTCCTCGACCACCAGGCCCTGGAGATCCCGAACAACCTCGACGTCGCCGCCCACGACCCGGCCAGGCTGCCCGGCCTGGCCCGCGCCCTGGACTACGCCGACGCCGACGCGGTGGTGCTCTCCGCGTGCGTGCAGATGCCCTCGCTCGGAGCCATCGAGGAGGCCGAGCAACTGCTCGGCAAGCCGGTCGTCTCCGCGGCGGTCTGCACCGCGCACCAGATGCTCCGCGCCCTCGACCTGCCGGCCGTGGCGCCCGGGGCCGGGCATCTCCTCTCGGGCGCCTACGCGTAGAGGTCCTGGGCGCCGCCCCTGGGGCCGTGGGCGGCTGCCGGGCAGCGACCCCGGCTGGATAGGATCACCTCCGCACACAACGGAAGGTGATCATGTCGGACAGCCCCCTCAGGCCCAGCTCGTTGATCAGCACGGTCTACGGGGCGTTCCTGCGCGGAGACGGCGGCTGGATCTCCATTGCCGACCTGATCACCCTCATGTCGGAGCT carries:
- a CDS encoding maleate cis-trans isomerase family protein, which produces METEVPAILRARHTVAPERFTFHSSRMRMTHVTPEQLRAMDADSDRCAVELSDARVDVLGYACLVAIMSMGLGYHRTSQERLHTRTAENGAPAPVVTSAGALVHGLHTMGARKVVLLAPYMRPLTQTVVDYLTHEGIEVLDHQALEIPNNLDVAAHDPARLPGLARALDYADADAVVLSACVQMPSLGAIEEAEQLLGKPVVSAAVCTAHQMLRALDLPAVAPGAGHLLSGAYA